The Rhizoctonia solani chromosome 14, complete sequence genome has a segment encoding these proteins:
- a CDS encoding glutathione S-transferase: MAATPENPIVFYDLINANGVHWSPNTYKTRLCLEYKGLPYRVEYSTLPEVESNMKKLGVPPVKATSPQYTLPVIADPSGDPDGKPHYVGDSFNIAVYLDEKYPAPRYPAIFNSNARSIEHLFIHQYLPTVARVGSTVVMPKLGQTLDQESIEYIKRTRGVSFNSLPQGEAEEKWKAFREKFFEMGLSLDYQDENGPFISGNRPSMIDFAIGGWFHLLQRIAPSGLEQILDWKEGRWRLLWEHIRDIEGRSSRGIMG; the protein is encoded by the exons ATGGCAGCTACTCCGGAAAACCCTATAGTTTTCTATGATCTTATTAACGCCAACGGAGTACACTGGTCTCCAAACACCTACAAAACTCG ACTTTGTTTGGAGTACAAAGGACTTCCATACCGTGTTGAATACTCTACGTTACCTGAAGTCGAGTCAAATATGAAGAAACTTGGTGTGCCGCCAGTCAAAGCTACATCCCCTCAATACACTCTTCCAG TGATTGCAGACCCTTCAGGCGACCCCGATGGCAAACCCCATTATGTCGGAGATTCGTTTAATATCGCTGTCTATCTAGACGAGAAATACCCGGCCCCGCGATACCCGGCGATATTCAACTCTAATGCGCGTAGCATCGAGCATTTATTCATACACCAATATCTTCCAACCGTTGCCCGAGTCGGAAGCACGGTGGTCATGCCCAAGCTAGGTCAGACCCTCGACCAAGAATCGATTGAATATATAAAACGTACGAGGGGAGTGTCATTCAACTCTCTTCCACAAGGGGAGGCTGAAGAAAAGTGGAAAGCGTTTCGTGAAAAGTTCTTTGAGATGGGGTTATCTCTAGATTATCAGGACGAGAATGGTCCCTTTATCTCTGGGAACAGACCGTCGATGATTGATTTTGCCATAGGAGGATGGTTTCACTTGCTTCAACGGATCGCCCCTTCAGGGTTGGAACAAATCCTTGATTGGAAAGAGGGAAGATGGAGACTACTCTGGGAACACATCCGAGATATCGAGGGAAGGTCGTCCCGCGGAATAATGGGCTAA
- a CDS encoding cytochrome P450 family protein: MSIDKIAPVKALGVATATLAGAWAIAAAYRHQRRLPLPPGPPEKSWMAGSADDIPTLFKWIKFTERYNTLDLFETRGQIYSDRPVRSMPFLMGWRDIASFRDNDSHFKTFRRHTSIGFSKKAVADYHDSLTKEVHILLQRLLRKSSDLNLELNRFAASFIMKVTYGYSIIGSNDPYILASDEAFRSLIPAVTESYLVDSYPIIQYLPSWLPGMGFKRMAQEARKYPTKMAREPFEWTKEQIHRGNAAPSLVRRLLEENEDGEIGEEAIMWTAGSMYAGGAHTTVTAMNNFIAAMMLHPNIASKAREEIDRVIGTERLPAISDRVDLPYLECVLSETLRWQPPASMEVSHRARQEDEYRGYRIPANSTIKYNMYAITRDERMFPDAENFIPERFDKSNLGPKPLEPRDFLFGVGRRVCPGQFVVDASLFLLMANIIATMDIRKPRDDNGNEFEPEIKRSGYPINQVLPFKHSITPRSEQAVKLINSIVMFGEE; encoded by the exons ATGTCAATTGACAAGATTGCCCCAGTCAAAGCCCTTGGGGTCGCAACAGCGACGCTCGCCGGTGCATGGGCGATTGCAGCAGCCTACAGACACCAACGTCGGTTGCCCTTGCCTCCTGGTCCACCGGAAAAGTCTTGGATGGCCGGTAGCGCTGATGACATCCCAACGTTGTTCAAGTGGATCAAATTCACAGA GCGATATAATACAC TCGATTTATTCGAAACGCGGGGTCAAATTTATTCGGATAGGCCTGTCCGATCGATGCCTTTTCT AATGGGCTGGAGAGATATTGCTTCTTTCCGAGACAATGACTCTCATTTTAAGACCTTCAGGCGCCATACAAGCATCGGATTTAGCAAGAAAGCTGTCGCCGATTATCATGATAGCCTGACGAAAGAAGTCCATATACTCCTGCAGCGACTGCTTCGTAAATCCAGTGATCTAAATTTGGAGCTGAATCG TTTTGCGGCAAGCTTTATTATGAAAGTAACCTATGGGTATTCAATTATTGGTAGCAATGATCCTTACATTTTAGCATCGGATGAGGCCTTCCGTTCGTTGATTCCTGCCGTGACGGAGAGCTATCTCGTAGATAGCTATCCAATTATACAATACCTGCCTTCGTGGCTACCCGGTATGGGGTTCAAGAGGATGGCACAAGAAGCACGCAAGTACCCAACAAAAATGGCAAGGGAACCTTTTGAGTGGACCAAAGAACAGATA CATCGAGGGAATGCGGCCCCTTCGCTAGTACGTCGACTTCTAGAGGAAAATGAAGATGGAGAGATAGGCGAAGAGGCCATCATGTGGACTGCGGGTTCAATGTATGCTGGTGGGGCACACACCACCGTTACTGCCATGAATAATTTCATTGCGGCTATGATGCTCCACCCCAATATCGCAAGTAAAGCTCGCGAAGAAATTGATAGGGTTATCGGAACGGAGAGACTCCCAGCAATATCCGACCGAGTGGACCTACCCTATTTGGAATGCGTGCTATCAGAAACACTTAGATGGCAACCTCCTGCGTCCATGG AGGTATCTCATCGCGCGAGGCAGGAGGATGAATATCGAGGGTACCGAATTCCGGCAAACAGTACCATCAAGTACAATATGTATGCG ATTACCCGTGACGAACGCATGTTTCCCGACGCAGAGAACTTCATTCCGGAGAGGTTCGACAAGTCCAATCTGGGACCCAAGCCTCTAGAACCCCGCGACTTTTTGTTTGGAGTGGGTAGACGTGTCTGTCCTGGCCAATTCGTCGTAGATGCATCACTCTTCTTGCTTATGGCCAACATAATTGCGACTATGGATATCAGAAAACCCCGCGACGATAATGGAAATGAATTTGAGCCAGAGATCAAGAGGTCAGGGTATCCCATCAA TCAAGTTCTTCCATTCAAACATTCAATAACTCCCCGCTCCGAGCAAGCTGTCAAATTGATCAATTCTATTGTTATGTTCGGAGAAGAATAA